The Triticum urartu cultivar G1812 unplaced genomic scaffold, Tu2.1 TuUngrouped_contig_4262, whole genome shotgun sequence genome has a window encoding:
- the LOC125527577 gene encoding uncharacterized protein LOC125527577 — protein sequence MERASEMRPVHNSVDTVNAAAAAIVTAGSRRQPTVEPRRKWTDWLSAYFCFGAQKNDRRISHAVLVPESASQRIDAPAPEIPNHPPPQVFPFVAPPSSPASFLQSGSASIIQSPMGPPSFSPRSPNSPSPTGPPSIFAIGPYAHETQVVSPPIFSAFTTEPSTAPFTPPPESVHLTTPSSPEVPYAKLLTSLNSSKNGERGELHSYHMYPESPIGRLISPSSACSGTCSPFPDPELQTSSQSTFPSFPVREPPKILDGEGIATQKLIPRHMRNGGSLLDGHITAAVPVVDFSARLQNNDHAMDHRVSFELTVEDVARCLEKKTAISGESAASSFHLPSSNTGDHSRESNETRAGLYVDETYHDLPEKARRSLSLRLAKEFKFSNVDAPHVEETGALGSDWWANEKVAAITTEPRKSWSFRPVAQPGVS from the exons ATGGAGCGCGCGAGCGAGATGAGGCCCGTGCACAACAGCGTCGACACCGTCAacgcggccgccgccgccattgTCACCGCCGGGAGCCGCAGGCAGCCCACCGTGGAGCCG AGAAGGAAATGGACTGATTGGTTGAGCGCATACTTCTGCTTTGGAGCTCAAAAGAATGACCGGCGCATCAGCCATGCGGTCCTTGTCCCAGAATCTGCATCTCAGAGGATAGATGCACCGGCACCAGAAATTCCAAATCATCCACCTCCCCAGGTCTTTCCCTTTGTTGCACCTCCATCATCACCCGCCTCTTTCCTCCAATCAGGATCTGCATCTATTATACAATCACCAATGGGCCCTCCATCTTTTTCGCCTCGCTCGCCAAACTCTCCGTCACCCACAGGTCCTCCATCCATCTTTGCTATTGggccatatgcacatgagacacaGGTGGTCTCCCCTCCAATCTTCTCGGCCTTCACAACTGAACCTTCAACAGCTCCTTTCACTCCCCCACCAGAGTCTGTTCATCTGACAACCCCTTCCTCGCCTGAGGTGCCATATGCGAAGCTTCTGACTTCACTCAACAGCAGCAAGAATGGGGAAAGGGGTGAACTTCACTCATACCATATGTACCCTGAGAGCCCAATAGGGCGTCTCATATCTCCAAGCTCTGCTTGTTCTGGCACCTGCTCCCCATTCCCTGACCCTGAGTTGCAGACTTCCTCACAAAGCACTTTCCCCTCCTTCCCAGTTCGTGAGCCCCCAAAGATCCTGGATGGCGAGGGCATTGCTACACAGAAGTTGATACCTCGCCATATGAGGAATGGCGGCTCCCTTTTGGATGGCCACATTACAGCAGCTGTACCAGTCGTGGACTTCTCTGCAAGACTTCAAAACAATGATCATGCTATGGATCACCGGGTCTCATTCGAGCTGACAGTAGAGGATGTTGCCCGCTGCCTGGAGAAGAAGACCGCGATTTCTGGAGAATCTGCTGCATCATCTTTCCACCTTCCATCCAGCAACACGGGCGATCACTCCAGAGAATCCAATGAGACAAGGGCAGGGCTCTACGTCGATGAAACATACCATGACCTGCCTGAGAAAGCACGGCGCTCCCTGTCCCTCCGTCTTGCCAAAGAGTTCAAGTTCAGCAATGTCGATGCCCCTCATGTGGAGGAGACGGGCGCGctcgggtccgactggtgggCGAACGAGAAGGTGGCCGCGATCACAACTGAGCCGAGGAAGAGCTGGTCCTTCCGTCCAGTGGCGCAGCCAGGGGTCAGCTAA